A segment of the Georgenia sp. M64 genome:
CTCCACCGGCCCGGTCGACCCGCGGACGACGAGGGTGGAGCGGAGGAGCTCCGACGCCGGCGGCAGGGTGACGTCAGCGAGGCGCCGCTCGAGCATCTCGGCGGCGATGGTGCCCATCGACCCACTGCGGGCCGCGATCGTCGTCAGGCCCGGGGTGACCATGCCCTCGTCGAGGGAGTCGTCGAAGCCGGCGATGCTCAGCCGGCCCGGGACGTCGACGCCCATCTCGCGCACCCGGGTGAGCAGGCCCCACGCGATGAGGTCGTCGAAGCCGATGACGGCGGTGCGACCGGAGTCGACGACCTTCTGTGCGGCGGCGCGGCCACCGGCGAAGGTGGGCGCGTGCGGGCCGGCGATGCGCAGGTCCACCCCGAGCCGGTCGGCGGCCGCCGTGAGGCCGGCGCGCTTCGCCCGGCCCGACCGCGAGGCGGCCGGGCCGTCGAGGTAGAGCACGGAGGTGTGACCCATGCGCGCGAGGTGGGTGAGCAGGTCGTCCATGCCCTGGGCG
Coding sequences within it:
- a CDS encoding LacI family DNA-binding transcriptional regulator, which translates into the protein MATIHDVAREAGVSIATVSRSLNGAARVNPETRRRVIETAEALNFRPNLAARGLATGKLGNVGVLLPDVSNPFFGPIVAGIAQVAQERRFGMFLADSREDPSVEPELVARLSQQVDGLILIASRLEDDDVRVFAQRRPTVLVNRLVDGVDGVAIDAAQGMDDLLTHLARMGHTSVLYLDGPAASRSGRAKRAGLTAAADRLGVDLRIAGPHAPTFAGGRAAAQKVVDSGRTAVIGFDDLIAWGLLTRVREMGVDVPGRLSIAGFDDSLDEGMVTPGLTTIAARSGSMGTIAAEMLERRLADVTLPPASELLRSTLVVRGSTGPVESTREAARAIG